The Nocardia sp. NBC_01503 sequence GGTTTTCAATGGTTGGGGCCAACAGGATTGGGCCCGCTGGGATAGCGACAGCAAGATCGGCCGGGTGGTCGCCGAGGCGGCCGGGGTGCCGGTGATCGATTCACCGCTGGTGAACGAGGGCGGCGGCATCCAGGTCGATGGTGCGGGCACGGTCATCCTCACCGAGACCGTGCAATTGGATCCGTTCCGCAATCCGGGACTGACCAAGTCCGAGGTCGAGGCCGAACTGCGCCGCACCATCGGTATCGATACCGCGATCTGGCTACCACGCGGGTTGTGGCGGGATTCGCAGCGTTTCGGCACCCGCGGGCATGCCGATATCGTGGCCGCGCTGCCGTCACCGGGTGTGGTGCTGGTGCATGATCAGCGCGATCCGGAGCATCCCGATTACGAGCTGAGCCGCGCACTCATGAAGCAGTTCGAGACCGAAATCTCCTGCACCGGAGAGCCTTTCGATGTTGTTCCGGTGCCCGCTCCGCGCACGCTGCGGGATGAGGAGGGTTTCGTGGACTTCAGCTACATCAATCACTACGTCTGCGATAACGCGGTCATTCTCTGCGGCTTCGACGATGCCAACGATGCCGAGGCCGCCGAGATCATGGCCCGGGTGTATCCCGGCCGCAGCATTGTGACGGTCGACGCGCGGGAGATCTTCGCGCGCGGCGGCGGTATCCACTGCATTACCCAGCACGAGCCGCTTCCGGCTCGCTGACCTGCGTACAGGTCATGGGCATGATCCGGCCCGTACACGCCGATCCGGCGAATGAGGGGCGGGCCGGTTCACCGAATAGGCGCGAGCATGATCGTGACCGCGCGCACATACTGAAATAGCAACCTTCGGGTTATCCGAAGATTTCCGAATTATCGGTAAGGAGCTCTCGTGGCTGTCATCACTCGTGACGTCGTGATCGTGGGTGCTGGACCGTCCGGCCTGACCGCCGCCGCGGAACTGCGCAAGTCCGGCCTGTCGGTGGCGGTGCTGGAGGCCCGTGATCGGGTCGGCGGCCGCACCTGGACCGGCGAGTTCGACGGGGCCATGATCGAGGTCGGCGGCCAGTGGCTGTCCCCGCACCACACGGCCGCGCTCGCGCTGGTCGAAGAGCTCGGACTGTCGACCTTCTCCCGCTACCGCGACGGCGAATCGGTATACCTGGCCGCGGACGGCACCCGGCAGCAGTTCACCGGTGATGTCTTCCCCGCCCCCGCCGAGACCGCCGCCGAGATCGACCGCCTCATCGCGCTGCTGGATACGCTCGCGGCCGAGGTCGGCGCGGAGGCCCCCTGGACGCATCCGCAAGCGGCGGAACTGGATTCGATTCCATTCAGCATCTGGCTGGAGCGCCAGTCCGATAACGAGTACGCGCGTGAGACCGTCTCGTTCTTCGTCGCGGGCGCCATGCTGACCAAGCCAGCGCACACCTTCTCCACCCTGCAGGCGCTGCATATGGCCGCCGCGCAGGGCTCCTACACCGCGCTCGCCACCGATACCTTCATGCTCGACAAGCGCGTTATCGGTGGTATGCAACAGGTTTCGCAGCGCCTGGCCGCCTCGCTGGGTGCCGATGTGCACCTGAACGCGCCGGTGCGCAAGATCCAGTGGTCCGATGCGGGCGTGACCGTCCTCGCCGATGGCGATCTCGAGGTGCGCGCGGGTCGTGTGGTGCTGGCCGTACCGCCGAACCTGTACGCGGGCATCAGCTTCGATCCGCCGCTGCCGCGCCGCCGCCATCAGATGTACCAGCACATGTCCTTCGGTTTCGTGGTCAAGGTGCACGCGGTGTACGAGACCCCGTTCTGGCGTGAAAAGGGCCTGTCCGGAACCGGTTTCAGCGATACCGACATGGTCTCGGAGGTCTACGACAACACCAATCACGGTGTGGACAACGGCGCGATGGTCGGCTTCATCGCCCACGAGCAGGCCGATGCCTACTTCGCGATGGGCCCGGATGAGCGCAAGCGGGCCGCCCTGGACTGCCTGGTCCGCTACCTCGGTCCGGAGGCCGCCGACCCGGTGGTCTACTACGAATCCGACTGGGGCACCGAGGAATGGACGCGCGGCGCGTACGGCGTCAGCTTCGACCTCGGCGGTATGACCCGCTACGGCCACGATCACCGCGATCCGGTCGGTCCGATGCACTTCGCCTGTTCGGATCTGGCGGGCCACGGCTTCCAGCACGTGGACGGCGCGGTCCGGATGGGCCAGCGGGTAGCCGCCGCGATCGTGGCGCAGCGCAGTCTGGTCTGACAGCACGACTGCCCGGCGCGCAGGGGCAGCGCGAAGCCCACGGCGGCACAGCGCGATCGATACCGGTCGCCCTCATAGCCGAACTGCCCCAGTCGAATTAAGCCACCGGATGCGGTCCGGGCCGCCCTCGGGCCCGGACCACCGGTGCGCGCCTACCAGGCCGGCAGTCGCCGCCGCCCGGCGAGCACATCTCGCACGAGATCGTCGTAGGCATCGGACAATTCGGCTAGATGGTGCCAAGCGCCGTGCAGCATCTCGTCATTGGCGTCGAGGGTCATCAGCGCGTGGTGCGCGCGGACGGACGCCTCCGCCAACCGATCGATGACCGACCCGACGGTTTCGGTGTGCAGGGTCGCGCCCAGGCGATGC is a genomic window containing:
- a CDS encoding agmatine deiminase family protein, yielding MTGWRMPAEHVPHRRTWMAFPPAGSEITATQDATNEARAAWTAVAHAVAEFEPVTMVVDPADVRDAKRILSGAVDILEAPLDDAWMRDIGPTFVRAADGSVAAVDWVFNGWGQQDWARWDSDSKIGRVVAEAAGVPVIDSPLVNEGGGIQVDGAGTVILTETVQLDPFRNPGLTKSEVEAELRRTIGIDTAIWLPRGLWRDSQRFGTRGHADIVAALPSPGVVLVHDQRDPEHPDYELSRALMKQFETEISCTGEPFDVVPVPAPRTLRDEEGFVDFSYINHYVCDNAVILCGFDDANDAEAAEIMARVYPGRSIVTVDAREIFARGGGIHCITQHEPLPAR
- a CDS encoding flavin monoamine oxidase family protein, whose product is MAVITRDVVIVGAGPSGLTAAAELRKSGLSVAVLEARDRVGGRTWTGEFDGAMIEVGGQWLSPHHTAALALVEELGLSTFSRYRDGESVYLAADGTRQQFTGDVFPAPAETAAEIDRLIALLDTLAAEVGAEAPWTHPQAAELDSIPFSIWLERQSDNEYARETVSFFVAGAMLTKPAHTFSTLQALHMAAAQGSYTALATDTFMLDKRVIGGMQQVSQRLAASLGADVHLNAPVRKIQWSDAGVTVLADGDLEVRAGRVVLAVPPNLYAGISFDPPLPRRRHQMYQHMSFGFVVKVHAVYETPFWREKGLSGTGFSDTDMVSEVYDNTNHGVDNGAMVGFIAHEQADAYFAMGPDERKRAALDCLVRYLGPEAADPVVYYESDWGTEEWTRGAYGVSFDLGGMTRYGHDHRDPVGPMHFACSDLAGHGFQHVDGAVRMGQRVAAAIVAQRSLV